In a genomic window of Neisseria flavescens:
- the glgB gene encoding 1,4-alpha-glucan branching protein GlgB: MSETLEQQAVEAGIDLGYHDINGTYHATKPEVLESIVAVLDKSKPDSDGLYLNTIVAHENGEESLQMPSEFHGAEVVVLIDEADECQTLTLYPGDNDTLWIKLPQLACGYYTLSAETDGKCCLVRLIVAPESVYQPKLLANGGRMNGLTMHLYSLRSERNWGIGDFTDLLNLMKYAAEKKLDFVGINPLHALFTSKPAFASPYSPSSREWLNPIYLDIEKVGAFTYNEQLKNWLAQPKIRQRIAALRVTETVTYTAVWACKRDALHMAFNAFEQDTGEAAANERAAFEAFVLEKGKALQGLGLFEALDQYYSRPGQVGWQSWPSEFHQPDGEAVEKFARSHEREIRFYMWLQWLCAEQLQEVNQAAAEYGVKLGIYGDLAVGVARGSADTWLNRQDYCMDLSVGAPPDPLGPTGQNWNLPPLNPSMLKHTGYEKFAHLLRENMRLYGVLRIDHVMALCRLWWVLNDKTADFGAYVHYDAEVTFAILALESQRNRCVIIGEDLGTVPDQVRYLLNRYQVFSYKVMYFSKGWNGFQLPEEYPEQAITVISTHDVAPLAGYWIGKDLDTMFKLGTLPDAAAFQTALDEREHDKADLLDKLKYTGCLGADVQMPAKADETLLAALHKYGALSRSKLYAVQLENLLGVIDNLNVPGVPDGYPNWAQKMPVSLEDFLQHRLMGGQLAIIDEVRMKTNSQIKAYHELDQIERDTVESLFLATHSDLFAYLGRHRLAEGDEVVRVLIPGAVSVDIVNRRSGELIVPSEKIDARGFFVAVLPDDAPDYALSIRYTEDSEHVIEEDPYHFSSALQDMDSWLLAEGKHLRPYETLGAHFAELDGVKGVRFAVWAPNAQRVSVIGEFNNWDGRRHVMRFHRDNGIWDIFIPAVKLNALYKFEIRDANGDVREKADPYAFGAELRPTTASIVRGLPDEVEEPAFRARANAIDAPISIYEVHLGSWKRNPENNFWLTYEELAKELVAYVKDMGFTHIEFLPVSEYPFDGSWGYQATGLYAPTSRFGSPEELRALIKAAHDEGISVILDWVVGHFPTDDHGLAKFDGTALYEHADPREGYHQDWNTLIYNFGRNEVKNFLQGNALYWIERFGFDGIRVDAVASMIYRNYSRKDGEWIPNQYGGHENLEAIAFLRDTNTMLKEEVPAATEIAEESTSFANVTRQEGLNFSFKWNMGWMNDTLRYMMEDPINRKYHHNKMTFGMMYQYSENFVLPLSHDEVVHGKRSLLGRMPGDCWQQFANLRAYYGFMYGFPGKKLLFMGNEFAQGREWNYNEGLDWFLLEQEGGWHKGVQDFVRELNHVYKDTAPLYQLDQWPEGFEWLVADDGDNSVFVFERRDREGNRVIVISNFTPVVREGYRFGVNSAGGYREILNSDGLHYKGSGVSAGATVETEEVWSHGKPNSLSVTVPPLATVYLYQAAVKDEA, from the coding sequence ATGAGTGAGACATTGGAGCAGCAGGCTGTAGAGGCCGGTATTGATTTAGGCTACCACGACATCAACGGTACATATCATGCGACCAAGCCTGAAGTTTTGGAATCGATCGTTGCTGTTTTGGACAAAAGCAAACCGGATTCAGACGGCCTTTATCTGAATACGATAGTCGCGCATGAAAACGGCGAAGAGTCTTTACAGATGCCGTCTGAATTTCATGGTGCGGAAGTGGTCGTATTGATTGATGAGGCGGATGAGTGCCAGACCTTGACTTTATATCCGGGCGACAACGATACGCTTTGGATTAAGCTGCCCCAGCTGGCTTGCGGTTATTACACTTTGTCGGCCGAGACCGACGGAAAATGTTGCCTTGTACGCCTGATTGTTGCGCCTGAATCGGTTTACCAACCCAAACTGCTTGCGAATGGAGGACGGATGAATGGTTTGACCATGCATTTGTACAGCCTGCGTTCCGAGCGCAACTGGGGCATAGGCGACTTTACCGATTTGCTGAACCTGATGAAATATGCGGCAGAGAAAAAGCTGGATTTTGTCGGTATCAACCCTTTGCACGCCTTGTTTACCAGCAAGCCTGCCTTTGCCAGCCCGTATAGCCCTTCTTCGCGCGAATGGCTCAATCCGATTTATTTGGATATCGAGAAAGTCGGTGCGTTTACTTATAACGAACAACTGAAAAACTGGCTGGCACAACCGAAAATCCGTCAGCGCATCGCTGCTTTGCGTGTTACAGAAACGGTAACTTATACGGCAGTTTGGGCATGCAAACGTGATGCGCTGCATATGGCGTTTAACGCATTTGAACAAGATACTGGCGAAGCTGCAGCAAATGAACGCGCTGCATTTGAAGCATTTGTATTAGAAAAAGGCAAAGCTTTGCAAGGCCTCGGTTTGTTTGAGGCTTTGGACCAGTATTACAGCCGCCCCGGACAAGTGGGTTGGCAGTCGTGGCCGTCTGAATTTCATCAGCCTGATGGCGAAGCAGTAGAAAAATTCGCGCGCAGTCATGAGCGGGAAATCCGTTTTTATATGTGGCTGCAATGGCTTTGCGCGGAACAGTTGCAAGAAGTTAACCAAGCCGCTGCCGAATATGGTGTCAAACTCGGTATTTACGGCGATTTGGCGGTCGGCGTGGCGCGAGGCAGCGCAGATACTTGGTTAAACCGCCAAGATTATTGTATGGACTTGTCAGTCGGTGCACCGCCCGATCCTTTGGGGCCGACCGGGCAGAATTGGAATTTGCCGCCGCTTAATCCGTCGATGTTGAAACATACGGGCTATGAAAAGTTTGCCCATCTGTTGCGCGAAAACATGCGCCTGTATGGCGTGTTGCGGATTGACCATGTGATGGCATTGTGTCGTTTGTGGTGGGTTTTAAACGATAAAACAGCAGATTTCGGCGCATATGTGCATTACGACGCCGAAGTGACTTTTGCCATATTGGCTTTGGAAAGCCAACGCAACCGTTGCGTCATCATTGGCGAGGATTTGGGGACGGTACCCGATCAAGTGCGTTATCTGCTCAACCGCTATCAAGTGTTCTCCTACAAAGTGATGTATTTTAGCAAGGGCTGGAACGGTTTCCAATTACCTGAAGAATACCCCGAGCAGGCGATTACGGTCATCAGTACCCACGATGTCGCGCCCTTGGCAGGTTATTGGATAGGCAAAGATTTGGATACGATGTTCAAACTCGGTACTTTGCCTGATGCAGCCGCTTTTCAGACGGCCTTGGATGAGCGCGAACACGATAAAGCCGATTTGCTGGATAAATTGAAATATACCGGCTGTCTGGGTGCAGACGTACAAATGCCGGCAAAAGCCGATGAAACCTTGCTGGCGGCTTTGCACAAATACGGTGCATTGAGCCGCAGCAAGCTTTACGCCGTACAACTGGAAAACCTGCTGGGCGTCATTGACAATTTGAATGTCCCCGGTGTGCCGGACGGCTATCCGAACTGGGCGCAAAAAATGCCGGTTTCTTTGGAAGATTTCCTACAGCACCGCCTCATGGGCGGCCAACTTGCCATTATTGACGAGGTACGCATGAAAACAAACAGCCAAATCAAGGCTTATCATGAACTTGACCAAATTGAGCGCGATACGGTCGAAAGCCTGTTTCTTGCCACCCACAGCGACTTGTTCGCTTATCTGGGACGACACCGCCTTGCAGAGGGCGATGAAGTAGTGCGCGTTTTGATTCCCGGCGCAGTAAGCGTGGATATTGTGAACCGCCGCAGCGGCGAACTCATCGTGCCGTCTGAAAAAATTGATGCACGCGGTTTCTTTGTGGCTGTTTTGCCCGATGATGCGCCCGATTACGCTTTGAGTATCCGTTATACCGAAGACTCCGAGCATGTAATTGAAGAAGACCCTTATCATTTCAGTTCCGCGTTGCAAGACATGGATTCCTGGCTGTTGGCCGAAGGCAAACACCTGCGTCCTTATGAGACTTTAGGCGCGCATTTTGCCGAGTTGGACGGCGTGAAGGGCGTACGTTTTGCCGTATGGGCGCCAAATGCGCAACGCGTGTCCGTTATCGGCGAGTTCAACAACTGGGACGGCCGCCGCCATGTGATGCGTTTCCACCGCGACAACGGCATTTGGGACATCTTTATTCCGGCAGTCAAACTCAATGCCCTCTACAAATTTGAAATCCGCGATGCCAACGGCGATGTTCGCGAAAAAGCCGACCCGTATGCTTTCGGTGCGGAACTGCGCCCAACCACGGCATCTATCGTGCGCGGCTTGCCTGACGAAGTGGAAGAACCTGCTTTCCGCGCCCGTGCCAACGCTATTGACGCGCCGATCAGCATTTATGAAGTGCATTTGGGTTCTTGGAAACGCAATCCGGAAAACAATTTCTGGCTGACTTATGAAGAGTTGGCCAAAGAGTTAGTGGCATACGTCAAAGACATGGGCTTTACCCATATCGAGTTCCTGCCTGTTTCCGAATATCCGTTTGACGGCTCATGGGGCTATCAGGCAACCGGTTTGTATGCGCCGACCAGCCGTTTCGGTTCGCCGGAAGAATTGCGCGCATTGATTAAAGCAGCGCACGACGAGGGCATCAGCGTTATCCTCGACTGGGTGGTCGGCCATTTCCCGACCGACGATCACGGCCTGGCCAAGTTTGACGGTACTGCGCTTTACGAACACGCCGACCCGCGCGAAGGCTACCACCAAGACTGGAATACCCTGATTTACAACTTCGGCAGAAACGAAGTGAAAAACTTCCTGCAAGGCAACGCCCTGTATTGGATAGAGCGTTTCGGGTTTGACGGTATCCGCGTTGATGCGGTTGCTTCGATGATTTACCGCAACTACTCGCGCAAAGACGGAGAGTGGATTCCGAACCAATACGGCGGTCATGAAAACCTTGAAGCCATCGCTTTCCTGCGCGATACCAACACCATGTTGAAAGAGGAAGTTCCGGCGGCGACTGAAATCGCCGAAGAATCGACATCATTTGCCAATGTGACCCGCCAAGAAGGTTTGAACTTCAGCTTCAAATGGAATATGGGCTGGATGAACGATACTTTGCGTTACATGATGGAAGACCCCATCAACCGCAAATATCACCACAACAAAATGACCTTCGGCATGATGTACCAGTACAGCGAAAACTTTGTCCTGCCGCTTTCACACGATGAAGTCGTGCACGGCAAACGCTCGCTGCTCGGACGTATGCCCGGCGACTGCTGGCAACAATTTGCCAACTTGCGTGCCTACTACGGCTTTATGTACGGCTTCCCCGGCAAAAAACTGTTGTTTATGGGCAACGAGTTTGCACAAGGCCGCGAGTGGAACTACAACGAAGGACTGGATTGGTTCCTGCTGGAGCAAGAGGGCGGCTGGCACAAAGGCGTACAAGACTTTGTGCGCGAGTTGAACCATGTCTATAAAGACACCGCGCCGCTTTACCAATTAGACCAATGGCCTGAAGGCTTTGAGTGGCTGGTTGCCGATGACGGCGACAATTCCGTATTCGTCTTCGAGCGACGCGACCGCGAAGGAAACCGTGTTATCGTCATCAGCAACTTCACGCCTGTGGTGCGCGAAGGCTACCGCTTCGGCGTAAATTCTGCCGGCGGATACCGCGAAATCCTCAATTCAGACGGCCTGCATTACAAAGGCAGCGGCGTTTCTGCCGGCGCAACGGTGGAGACAGAAGAAGTTTGGTCGCATGGCAAACCAAATTCCCTGTCTGTTACCGTACCGCCGTTGGCAACCGTTTACCTGTATCAGGCGGCGGTCAAAGACGAAGCGTAA
- the glgX gene encoding glycogen debranching protein GlgX, with the protein MTAKSWHIEEGKPYPMGATLTSKGANFTLFSINAEKVELCLFDKDKETRLEMPSRRGSVFYGFVPDVKAGQRYGFRVYGRENAEYGSCFNPNKLLIDPYSKKIDGKPSYRTAEEMAWFRPEDERDNAAVAPKSVVIGRSRFNWAKDCRPEIPWGKTVIYEAHVKGFTKQFPDLKYAGTYKALSDKRVLAYLQELGVTTVELLPIHYHLDEYHLQQMGLSNYWGYNTYSHFAVEPSYADNSERAAAELKQAVKALHQAGLEVILDVVYNHTAEQDDKGPMLCQRGIDNTLWYWHTPYGSYENWSGCGNTLNIVRRDVTRWAADSLRYWAEEFHIDGFRFDLGTVLGREPDFQSYGRFFQVLYQDPVLAGLKLIVEAWDIGEGGYHLGNFPQPFAEWNGRFRDDMRAFWSWESGNLGAFAERLAGSSDIFNHSGRHPSASINFITAHDGFTLRDLVSYNEKHNEANGENNRDGHNENISYNHGVEGETDDEEILLNREYTSKALLASLFLSNGTPMLLAGDEFGNSQQGNNNSYCQDNPITWLDWQNESHVLQSYTQELIRVRNQIKLLTDDCWWEKERVQWLNADSSPMTEYCWHNRGSKAIQIVLDDEWLLLVNAKRSRQLFNLPQGNWEISCVPSEKLNYEEPGKCVVKHMGIWILHKIK; encoded by the coding sequence ATGACTGCCAAATCATGGCATATTGAGGAAGGCAAGCCTTATCCCATGGGCGCGACCCTGACAAGCAAGGGCGCGAATTTCACCTTGTTTTCCATCAATGCCGAAAAGGTCGAATTGTGTCTGTTTGATAAAGATAAAGAAACCCGTTTGGAGATGCCTTCGCGGCGCGGTTCGGTATTTTACGGATTTGTGCCGGATGTTAAGGCAGGGCAGCGATACGGTTTTCGCGTGTATGGACGTGAAAACGCAGAATACGGCTCATGTTTTAATCCCAACAAATTACTGATTGACCCGTATTCCAAAAAAATTGACGGCAAACCAAGCTACCGTACCGCTGAAGAAATGGCATGGTTCAGACCGGAAGATGAACGCGACAACGCCGCTGTTGCGCCGAAAAGCGTCGTGATCGGACGCAGCCGATTTAATTGGGCCAAAGATTGCAGACCGGAAATACCGTGGGGCAAAACCGTTATTTATGAAGCCCATGTCAAAGGGTTTACCAAGCAATTCCCCGATTTGAAGTACGCAGGCACTTATAAAGCCTTGAGTGATAAACGGGTTTTGGCCTATTTGCAAGAATTGGGGGTGACAACGGTCGAGCTGCTGCCGATTCATTATCATCTGGACGAATACCATCTTCAGCAGATGGGCTTGAGCAATTATTGGGGCTACAACACTTACTCTCATTTTGCCGTCGAGCCGTCTTATGCCGATAATTCCGAGCGTGCAGCGGCAGAGCTGAAACAGGCGGTCAAAGCCCTGCATCAGGCAGGTTTGGAAGTGATTTTGGATGTCGTGTACAACCACACGGCAGAGCAGGACGACAAAGGCCCGATGCTGTGTCAGCGCGGTATCGACAACACTTTATGGTATTGGCACACCCCTTACGGCAGCTATGAGAACTGGTCGGGTTGCGGCAATACGCTCAATATTGTCCGTCGCGATGTTACCCGTTGGGCGGCAGACAGCTTGCGCTATTGGGCGGAAGAGTTTCATATCGACGGCTTCCGTTTCGATTTGGGAACCGTATTGGGACGCGAACCCGATTTCCAATCGTACGGCCGTTTTTTCCAAGTCCTGTATCAAGACCCGGTTTTAGCTGGTTTGAAGCTGATTGTCGAAGCATGGGACATCGGCGAGGGCGGCTATCACTTGGGCAATTTCCCGCAACCTTTTGCCGAATGGAACGGCCGTTTCCGCGATGATATGCGCGCGTTTTGGTCGTGGGAAAGCGGCAATTTAGGCGCATTTGCCGAACGCTTGGCGGGGTCGTCCGATATTTTCAACCACAGCGGACGCCATCCGTCTGCCAGCATCAACTTTATCACCGCACACGACGGCTTCACTCTGCGCGATTTGGTCAGCTACAACGAGAAGCACAACGAAGCCAACGGCGAAAACAACCGCGACGGGCATAATGAAAACATCAGCTACAACCACGGCGTAGAAGGCGAAACTGATGATGAAGAGATTTTACTCAACCGCGAATACACTTCCAAAGCGTTGCTTGCCTCCTTATTTTTATCCAACGGTACGCCCATGCTTTTGGCAGGCGATGAGTTCGGCAATAGTCAGCAAGGCAACAACAACAGCTACTGCCAAGATAATCCGATTACATGGTTGGATTGGCAAAATGAGTCCCATGTATTGCAAAGTTACACTCAAGAACTGATACGCGTCCGCAATCAAATCAAGCTGCTGACAGATGATTGCTGGTGGGAAAAAGAGCGTGTGCAATGGCTCAATGCCGATAGCAGCCCGATGACCGAATATTGTTGGCACAACAGGGGCAGTAAGGCGATTCAGATTGTTTTAGACGACGAGTGGCTACTGTTGGTAAATGCCAAACGTAGTCGTCAGTTATTTAATCTGCCTCAAGGTAATTGGGAGATTTCTTGCGTACCATCAGAGAAATTAAATTACGAAGAACCAGGAAAATGTGTTGTTAAGCACATGGGTATTTGGATTTTACATAAAATAAAGTAA
- a CDS encoding glycogen/starch/alpha-glucan phosphorylase, with product MAKKKLPISGYDYVMPKPDAETIRKSIVYKLIFILGVDPKEATSHQWLNAAMLAARDLIAEDFLKTRRAHIDNSKRMVYYLSMEFLLGRSFVNALINEGVYAEFEEAFKQLGKEFADVCEQEEDPGLGNGGLGRLAACFLDSLATLRIPAMGYGIRYQYGMFKQEIVDGQQVEKPDLWLDQDLAWQFARPNKQYSVRFGGQVLNLGDKKEWQPSEEISAWAYDEIIPGYGGECANPLRLWTAHAGNLFDLADFNRGDYASAVRAQNSDENISRVLYPNDSTESGRELRLKQEYFLVSASVQDIVARHKCRFPSIRTLADEVAIHLNDTHPVLAIPELMRILIDEEGIAWTEAWNMCCKIFSYTNHTLMSEALETWQVDLMGRLLPRHLDIIFEINAYFLNALRAIGNFDDDFVRRVSIIDETHGRRVRMAWLAVIGSHKVNGVAKIHSDLMTTSIFADFAKVFPERFTNVTNGVTPRRWINIANPGLTKFLDKHLGDEDWRLHLDNLTKLNDKVDDASVQAEFGEVKKAAKERLAKYIETELGIKVNTDALFDIQIKRIHEYKRQALNVMHIVDRYNKILENPDFDWQPRVFIFAGKAASAYYMAKKIIRLINDVAKVINNDTRIRDLIKVVYIPNYSVSLAQIIIPAADLHEQISLAGTEASGTSNMKFALNGAICMGTLDGANVEILEKVGADNCYIFGNTVEQVEEIRRNGYDPLSYIERDSDLRRVVNQISQGTFSPEEPNRYNDVLQPYGDFYQLMADFRSYIDTQYKADEHYRNVSAWRKSALINIANMGFFSSDRSIADYCRDIWYIKPLSEKELPSKN from the coding sequence ATGGCTAAGAAAAAACTCCCCATCTCCGGTTACGATTATGTAATGCCTAAACCGGACGCCGAAACCATCCGTAAATCCATCGTTTACAAGTTGATTTTCATCTTGGGCGTAGATCCGAAGGAAGCAACTTCACACCAATGGCTCAACGCCGCCATGCTTGCCGCGCGTGACCTGATTGCGGAAGATTTCCTCAAAACACGCCGCGCCCACATCGACAACAGCAAACGCATGGTTTATTACCTGTCCATGGAATTCCTGCTCGGCCGTTCGTTTGTCAACGCGCTGATTAACGAAGGCGTTTACGCCGAATTTGAAGAAGCCTTCAAGCAACTGGGCAAAGAATTTGCCGATGTCTGCGAACAAGAAGAAGATCCGGGTTTGGGTAATGGCGGTTTGGGCCGTCTGGCCGCCTGCTTCCTCGACTCTTTGGCAACCCTGCGCATTCCTGCTATGGGCTACGGCATCCGTTACCAATACGGCATGTTCAAACAAGAAATCGTGGATGGTCAACAAGTTGAAAAACCCGATTTGTGGCTGGACCAAGATTTGGCGTGGCAGTTTGCCCGTCCGAACAAACAATATTCCGTCCGTTTCGGCGGTCAAGTGTTGAACTTGGGCGACAAAAAAGAATGGCAGCCGAGCGAAGAAATTTCCGCTTGGGCATACGATGAAATCATTCCTGGCTATGGCGGCGAATGTGCCAACCCATTGCGCTTGTGGACTGCACACGCAGGCAACCTGTTTGACCTTGCCGACTTCAACCGAGGCGACTATGCCTCTGCCGTTCGCGCACAAAACAGCGACGAAAACATCTCACGCGTCCTGTATCCGAACGACTCCACAGAATCTGGCCGTGAATTGCGCTTGAAACAAGAATATTTCTTGGTTTCCGCTTCCGTTCAAGACATCGTTGCACGTCACAAATGCCGTTTCCCAAGCATCCGCACTTTGGCCGACGAGGTCGCCATCCACTTGAACGACACCCATCCGGTGCTCGCCATTCCTGAATTGATGCGTATCCTGATTGACGAAGAGGGCATCGCATGGACTGAAGCATGGAATATGTGCTGTAAGATTTTCTCTTACACCAACCACACATTGATGAGTGAAGCCTTGGAAACTTGGCAGGTTGACCTGATGGGCCGTCTGCTGCCGCGCCATTTGGACATCATCTTTGAAATCAACGCCTACTTCCTCAATGCCTTACGCGCCATCGGCAACTTCGACGACGACTTTGTCCGCCGCGTATCCATCATTGACGAAACCCACGGCCGTCGCGTCCGCATGGCATGGCTGGCGGTCATCGGTTCGCACAAAGTCAACGGCGTGGCCAAAATCCACTCCGATTTGATGACCACATCCATCTTTGCCGACTTTGCCAAAGTATTCCCAGAACGCTTTACCAACGTAACCAACGGCGTAACCCCGCGCCGCTGGATTAACATCGCCAACCCGGGCTTGACCAAATTCTTGGACAAACATCTGGGCGACGAAGACTGGCGTTTGCATCTAGACAACCTGACCAAGCTCAACGACAAAGTGGACGATGCCTCCGTACAGGCAGAATTCGGCGAAGTGAAAAAAGCCGCCAAAGAGCGCCTTGCCAAATACATCGAAACCGAGCTGGGCATTAAAGTTAATACCGATGCACTTTTCGACATCCAAATCAAACGTATCCACGAGTACAAACGTCAAGCATTGAACGTGATGCACATCGTCGACCGCTACAACAAAATCCTGGAGAACCCGGATTTCGATTGGCAGCCGCGTGTGTTCATCTTTGCCGGTAAAGCCGCATCCGCCTATTACATGGCGAAGAAAATCATCCGACTGATTAACGACGTTGCCAAAGTCATCAACAACGACACCCGTATCCGCGACCTGATTAAAGTCGTTTACATCCCGAACTACAGCGTCAGCCTTGCCCAAATCATCATTCCTGCCGCCGATTTGCACGAACAAATCTCACTGGCAGGTACGGAAGCATCCGGTACCAGTAACATGAAATTTGCCCTCAACGGCGCAATCTGTATGGGTACGCTGGACGGCGCGAACGTTGAGATTTTGGAAAAAGTCGGCGCGGACAACTGCTATATTTTCGGTAACACCGTAGAACAAGTCGAAGAAATCCGCCGCAACGGTTACGACCCGTTGAGCTATATCGAGCGAGACAGCGACCTGCGCCGCGTCGTCAACCAAATCAGCCAAGGCACTTTTTCTCCGGAAGAGCCAAACCGCTACAACGACGTGTTGCAACCATACGGCGACTTCTATCAGCTGATGGCGGATTTCCGCAGCTACATCGACACGCAATACAAAGCGGACGAACACTACCGCAACGTATCCGCATGGCGCAAATCAGCCTTGATCAACATCGCCAACATGGGCTTCTTCTCATCCGACCGCTCCATCGCCGATTACTGTCGCGATATTTGGTACATCAAACCATTGAGCGAAAAAGAATTACCCAGCAAAAATTAA
- the ribBA gene encoding bifunctional 3,4-dihydroxy-2-butanone-4-phosphate synthase/GTP cyclohydrolase II, producing MNTTDLRRHNLRQWITQHHNGQQTKFAQAIAINQGELSALLKNKSFGEKKARKIEQAANMPDMWLDQDHQDRHAPTISQERNTMSHISTIPEILADIKAGKMVIITDAEDRENEGDLLMAAQFVTPEAINFMIKNARGLVCLPMDGEMVEKLGLPMMTQKNGAQYGTNFTVSIEAAHGITTGISAADRALTIQTAVSPSAKPKDIVQPGHIFPLRAQKGGVLVRAGHTEAGVDLAQMNGLIPAAVICEIINDDGTMARMSELMKFAEEHNLKIGTITDLIEYRSRTESLLEDMGNAPVQTPWGEFQQHVYVDKLSGETHLALVKGTPTADEETLVRVHEPFSVMDFIQANPRHSWSLPKALERIQQAESGVVILLHRTEDGATLLDRTLPKGANQAYKWDSKSYGIGAQILAGLNVKKLRVLGQPSSFTGLTGFGLEVVGFEEVEK from the coding sequence ATGAATACCACCGACCTGCGCCGCCACAACCTGCGGCAATGGATAACACAACATCACAACGGCCAGCAGACCAAGTTTGCCCAAGCCATCGCCATCAACCAAGGCGAGCTGTCCGCCCTGCTGAAAAACAAATCTTTCGGCGAGAAAAAAGCCCGAAAAATCGAGCAGGCAGCCAATATGCCTGACATGTGGCTGGATCAAGACCACCAAGACCGCCACGCCCCCACCATCAGCCAAGAAAGAAATACCATGTCCCACATCTCCACCATCCCCGAAATCCTAGCAGACATCAAAGCCGGCAAAATGGTCATCATCACCGATGCCGAAGACCGAGAAAACGAAGGCGACTTGCTGATGGCCGCCCAATTCGTTACCCCCGAAGCCATCAACTTCATGATCAAAAATGCACGCGGCCTGGTCTGCCTGCCGATGGACGGCGAAATGGTCGAAAAACTCGGCCTGCCCATGATGACCCAGAAAAACGGCGCACAATACGGCACCAACTTTACCGTCTCCATCGAAGCCGCCCACGGCATTACCACCGGCATTTCCGCCGCCGACCGCGCCCTGACCATTCAAACCGCCGTTTCCCCATCCGCTAAGCCAAAAGACATCGTCCAACCCGGCCACATCTTCCCACTGCGCGCCCAAAAAGGCGGCGTACTCGTCCGCGCCGGACACACAGAAGCCGGCGTTGACCTCGCACAAATGAACGGCCTGATTCCCGCCGCCGTCATCTGCGAAATCATCAACGACGACGGCACCATGGCGCGTATGTCCGAACTGATGAAGTTTGCCGAAGAACACAACCTCAAAATCGGCACCATTACCGACCTCATCGAATACCGCAGCCGTACCGAAAGCCTGCTCGAAGACATGGGCAACGCACCCGTACAAACCCCGTGGGGCGAGTTCCAACAACACGTTTACGTCGACAAACTCTCCGGCGAAACCCACCTTGCCCTTGTCAAAGGCACACCAACAGCCGACGAAGAAACCCTCGTCCGCGTCCACGAACCCTTCAGCGTCATGGACTTCATCCAAGCCAACCCGCGCCATTCATGGTCATTGCCCAAAGCCCTTGAGCGCATCCAACAAGCCGAAAGCGGCGTAGTCATCCTCCTGCACCGCACCGAAGACGGTGCCACCCTGCTCGACCGCACCCTGCCCAAAGGCGCAAACCAAGCCTACAAATGGGACAGCAAAAGCTACGGCATAGGCGCACAAATTCTCGCCGGCCTCAACGTCAAAAAACTGCGCGTCCTCGGGCAGCCCTCATCTTTCACGGGTCTGACCGGTTTCGGTTTGGAAGTTGTCGGTTTTGAAGAAGTTGAAAAATAA
- a CDS encoding DUF4230 domain-containing protein, protein MFEMKILGRGLVVLVLCALTAAGGWFYALHGQNEEHQVLSREGVLMQIKQMNRLESTAFYIDTIIRTEKKGDWRRLWQDSQSGIFIVRGKVLAGLDLDKLGADNVNIVDEKVLISLPAVEILSVDLENIEVYDIQTGSFNLLPMDKSVFKTVQEEAKRQVLQSACKAEILEHANRQAQMQLENLFALTQTKVSVYPAAVGKCG, encoded by the coding sequence ATGTTTGAAATGAAAATACTTGGGCGCGGATTGGTCGTGCTGGTGTTGTGTGCGCTGACGGCTGCGGGCGGCTGGTTTTATGCCCTGCATGGTCAGAACGAAGAACATCAGGTTTTGTCCCGTGAGGGGGTTTTGATGCAGATTAAGCAGATGAACCGCTTGGAAAGTACGGCATTTTATATCGATACGATTATCCGTACGGAGAAAAAAGGGGATTGGCGCAGGCTGTGGCAGGATTCGCAAAGCGGTATTTTTATTGTGCGCGGCAAGGTGTTGGCCGGTTTGGATTTGGACAAGTTAGGCGCGGACAATGTCAATATTGTGGACGAGAAGGTATTGATCAGCCTGCCGGCGGTGGAAATCTTGAGCGTGGATTTGGAAAATATCGAAGTGTACGATATTCAGACCGGCTCGTTTAATTTGCTGCCTATGGATAAGTCGGTATTTAAGACGGTACAGGAAGAGGCAAAACGACAGGTATTGCAAAGCGCATGTAAGGCTGAAATTTTGGAACATGCCAACCGTCAGGCGCAAATGCAGTTGGAAAACCTGTTTGCATTGACGCAGACGAAGGTATCTGTCTATCCGGCTGCGGTAGGGAAGTGCGGTTAA